A genomic stretch from Salvelinus namaycush isolate Seneca chromosome 25, SaNama_1.0, whole genome shotgun sequence includes:
- the LOC120020023 gene encoding mitochondrial potassium channel ATP-binding subunit-like isoform X2, whose amino-acid sequence MKVTFSYPMRPGQQILKNFNLIIPLSKTVAIVGESGGKSTVASLLELFFDPSSGVIMLDGLDIWTLDPSQRTNNLIHQSGACAVMENICLVSGGY is encoded by the exons ATGAAAGTCACCTTCAG TTACCCAATGAGACCTGGCCAACAGATCCTGAAGAACTTCAACCTCATCATCCCCCTCTCTAAGACTGTCGCTATCGTTGGGGAATCAGGAG GGAAGTCTACAGTGGCCTCCTTGCTGGAGCTTTTCTTTGACCCCAGCAGTGGTGTGATCATGTTGGATGGCCTGGATATCTGGACACTGGACCCATCTCAGAGGACAAATAATTTGATTCATCAATCAG GAGCCTGTGCTGTGATGGAGAACATTTGCTTGGTAAGCGGGGGCTACTGA
- the LOC120020273 gene encoding cyclin-dependent-like kinase 5 isoform X1, whose product MQKYEKLEKIGEGTYGTVFKAKNRETHEIVALKRVRLDDDDEGVPSSALREICLLKELKHKNIVRLHDVLHSDKKLTLVFEFCDQDLKKYFDSCNGDLDPETVKSFMYQLLKGLAFCHSRNVLHRDLKPQNLLINRNGELKLADFGLARAFGIPVRCYSAEVVTLWYRPPDVLFGAKLYSTSIDMWSAGCIFAELANAGRPLFPGNDVDDQLKRIFRLLGTPTEEQWQTMTKLPDYKPYPMYPATTSLVNVVPKLSSTGRDLLQNLLKCNPVQRISAEEALQHPYFADFCPP is encoded by the exons ATGCAGAAGTATGAAAAGCTTGAAAAGATTGGAGAGG GTACATATGGAACTGTTTTCAAAGCAAAAAACAGAGAAACGCATGAAATCGTGGCTTTGAAAAGAGTGAGATTGGATGACGACGATGAG GGGGTCCCAAGTTCTGCCCTGCGAGAAATTTGCCTCCTGAAAGAACTGAAGCATAAAAACATTGTCAG GTTGCATGATGTTCTGCACAGTGACAAGAAGTTAACATTGGTGTTTGAATTTTGTGATCAG GATCTAAAGAAGTATTTTGACAGCTGCAATGGAGACCTAGATCCAGAAACGGTCAAG TCATTCATGTACCAGCTGTTGAAGGGGCTTGCTTTCTGCCACAGTCGGAATGTTCTCCATAGAGACCTGAAGCCACAGAACCTTCTCATCAACAGG AATGGGGAATTGAAGCTGGCTGACTTTGGCTTGGCTCGAGCCTTTGGAATCCCAGTGAGATGTTACTCAGCAGAG gttGTGACGTTGTGGTATAGGCCCCCAGATGTGCTCTTCGGTGCTAAGCTTTATTCTACCTCCATTGACATGTGGTCTGCTGGATGTATATTTGCAG agTTGGCAAACGCTGGAAGGCCCCTTTTCCCGGGTAATGACGTCGACGACCAGCTGAAGAGGATCTTCAG ATTGTTGGGTACACCAACTGAAGAACAGTGGCAGACAATGACAAAGCTCCCAGACTACAAG CCGTACCCCATGTATCCAGCCACGACCTCACTGGTGAATGTTGTCCCCAAACTCAGTAGCACAGGACGGGATCTGCTGCAG aATCTGTTGAAGTGTAATCCTGTCCAGAGGATCTCTGCAGAGGAGGCATTGCAGCACCCCTACTTTGCTGATTTCTGCCCACCGTAG
- the LOC120020023 gene encoding mitochondrial potassium channel ATP-binding subunit-like isoform X1 produces MQATSLDSLVKLLDISGVWLNKQSANWPAGRQDQGAVLKFILLTGISSGSLSNPSSLPFLVLSCYPMRPGQQILKNFNLIIPLSKTVAIVGESGGKSTVASLLELFFDPSSGVIMLDGLDIWTLDPSQRTNNLIHQSGACAVMENICLVSGGY; encoded by the exons ATGCAGGCAACTTCTCTGGACAGTCTAGTAAAGCTGCTGGACATATCTGGGGTCTGGCTCAACAAGCAGTCTGCAAATTGGCCTGCCGGACGTCAAGACCAAGGGGCAGTGCTGAAGTTCATCCTGTTGACTGGCATATCCTCTGGGAGTTTGTCAAACCCCAGTTCTTTGCCCTTCTTGGTGCTGTCGTG TTACCCAATGAGACCTGGCCAACAGATCCTGAAGAACTTCAACCTCATCATCCCCCTCTCTAAGACTGTCGCTATCGTTGGGGAATCAGGAG GGAAGTCTACAGTGGCCTCCTTGCTGGAGCTTTTCTTTGACCCCAGCAGTGGTGTGATCATGTTGGATGGCCTGGATATCTGGACACTGGACCCATCTCAGAGGACAAATAATTTGATTCATCAATCAG GAGCCTGTGCTGTGATGGAGAACATTTGCTTGGTAAGCGGGGGCTACTGA
- the LOC120020273 gene encoding cyclin-dependent-like kinase 5 isoform X2 has product MQKYEKLEKIGEGTYGTVFKAKNRETHEIVALKRVRLDDDDEGVPSSALREICLLKELKHKNIVRLHDVLHSDKKLTLVFEFCDQDLKKYFDSCNGDLDPETVKSFMYQLLKGLAFCHSRNVLHRDLKPQNLLINRVVTLWYRPPDVLFGAKLYSTSIDMWSAGCIFAELANAGRPLFPGNDVDDQLKRIFRLLGTPTEEQWQTMTKLPDYKPYPMYPATTSLVNVVPKLSSTGRDLLQNLLKCNPVQRISAEEALQHPYFADFCPP; this is encoded by the exons ATGCAGAAGTATGAAAAGCTTGAAAAGATTGGAGAGG GTACATATGGAACTGTTTTCAAAGCAAAAAACAGAGAAACGCATGAAATCGTGGCTTTGAAAAGAGTGAGATTGGATGACGACGATGAG GGGGTCCCAAGTTCTGCCCTGCGAGAAATTTGCCTCCTGAAAGAACTGAAGCATAAAAACATTGTCAG GTTGCATGATGTTCTGCACAGTGACAAGAAGTTAACATTGGTGTTTGAATTTTGTGATCAG GATCTAAAGAAGTATTTTGACAGCTGCAATGGAGACCTAGATCCAGAAACGGTCAAG TCATTCATGTACCAGCTGTTGAAGGGGCTTGCTTTCTGCCACAGTCGGAATGTTCTCCATAGAGACCTGAAGCCACAGAACCTTCTCATCAACAGG gttGTGACGTTGTGGTATAGGCCCCCAGATGTGCTCTTCGGTGCTAAGCTTTATTCTACCTCCATTGACATGTGGTCTGCTGGATGTATATTTGCAG agTTGGCAAACGCTGGAAGGCCCCTTTTCCCGGGTAATGACGTCGACGACCAGCTGAAGAGGATCTTCAG ATTGTTGGGTACACCAACTGAAGAACAGTGGCAGACAATGACAAAGCTCCCAGACTACAAG CCGTACCCCATGTATCCAGCCACGACCTCACTGGTGAATGTTGTCCCCAAACTCAGTAGCACAGGACGGGATCTGCTGCAG aATCTGTTGAAGTGTAATCCTGTCCAGAGGATCTCTGCAGAGGAGGCATTGCAGCACCCCTACTTTGCTGATTTCTGCCCACCGTAG